CTGGTCAGATCACCGGGGTGCTTGCGGCCCATTTAAGCTGGACATGGGCCAAAAATATACGGCAATTCATCTTGCAGGACGCGGCAGTCAGCTCGGATACAGAGCTTTTTGTCGTGGCCCGCGACGGCACCATACTTTTGGGCAACGAGCATTTCATCGGCAACAGCCTGAGCCTGCCAATGCTTGAAGACAAGCAAAGCACCGTGCCGTATTGGGATATTCAGGTATGGCCCGATGGCCGCGCATACCTTACGGCTGTGGCCCACGGCACGGGATTCAGGGAATACTCGGGGCTTGGCTGGTCCGTGGTAGCCCGGCAGCCGCTGGGAACAGCCTATGCGCCTGTGCATGCCATCATTGTACGCATTGTGCTGTCCTGCCTTGTACTGTCCTTTGTTTTCGCCGGGGCCGCGTGGAAGGTGGCTGAAAAAATTATTGAGCCTCTCAAAAGTCTTACCAACGCAGCTTACAGCATGAGCCGGGGTGAACCGGCCAGCATGCCCCATAATACGTCCATACGCGAAATTGACGTGCTTTCTCAGGCCCTGGATACCCTGGTGGACAACCTGACCAAGAGCGAGGACGACAAAAACCGGTTCGAAAGTACGGCCACAAGAGATCAGCTCACGGGGATGCTCAACCGGCATGGGCTTGAGGCGCGGCTGCCATCGATTTTATCCCGTCTGCGTGAAAATCACGGTCACGCCGACATCCTGTATATGGATCTGGACGGCTTCAAACCTGTCAATGATGGGCATGGGCACCGCATTGGCGACCTGGTGCTCATCGAAGTGGCGCGACGCATGGCCGCAAGCCTGCGGGCCAGTGACATGCTGGTGCGGATTGGCGGCGACGAGTTTGTGGCTGTGCTGGAAAACAGCGTAACCGGATCTCTGGACATGGCTCAACTGGGGCAGCGCATTATCAGCACCGTCGGGGAGCCCATACATGTTGAAGGGCAAACACTGTGTGTGGGCCTGAGCATGGGGCACAGTCGCTGGCAACCGGACGAGCAAAGGTTTGAGGATGCTCTGGAGCAGGCAGACAAGGCTCTCTATACCGCAAAAAAATGCGGCAAGGACAGGATGGAATTCTCTCACGCGTGCAACAACGAGGCACATCGGCCTTGAACCATAAAGCCCTTTGCTGGCCTCGGCTGTCCGGCGTAAAGGCGTAAGCATTGTTTATCAGTTGCGTAAACGCCATTACAAATGCGCCGTAAACGAAAGCTATCTATTGCTCAACCGTGCGAAGCGCGTGGAAAAGCCGTCGCTGCAACTAGCAGCACGCACGTTCCGGCAAAGCCCAAAAATCAGAAACGCCAGAGCCGGTATGTATCGACTCTGGCGTTTCTTTACAAAACTGCGCTCAGGGGGCGGTTCAGCCAATAGGCTTGTGACTCACCACGCCCTGTTCTTCAAGCTGGCGCATAACGGCGCTGCACCGGAAAATATCCGCGCCAACGGCTTCGGCCTCCTCAAGCAAGGTCATTGTGCCGTCGGCATAAGCCAGCAGGTCCATCATGAGATCCACCTGCTCGGTACAGGAATATCTGGTGCTCAAGGTGGGGTAAAGGCCGCGCCGGCCCAGTTGCGGTTCGCACAAAACCCGGCACTGAAATGTGACGTTTTCTTCCAGAGCTTCAAGAATCTTGCGCATTATTTCAAAACCGCCCTGAAGGCCTTTTTCCGTAACCAGCGAGCAGTCGTCCAGCGAAGTGTGGTATTCTGGAAAAACGTGATATTTCGTGCGCATGACGCTGCACAAGGGCAGATCAATCCCAGGAGCGCAATACTGCCGCTCGTCGCTGCCTCTGTCGTGATAGGTGTAGCTTACAAAGTCTGGGGCAAAATGCCGCAGCACATGCAGAGCTACCCTGTCTGCCAGGGTATCGCCTTTGCGGCTTGGCAGGTAGGAATAGGCGCGGTCATCACCCAGGCATGTCAGGTTAAACCCGGCAATCACCCTCTCGCGCAATTGCTGATAGTTCCTGCTGAGATAGGTGATGGAACCGATGGTTTCGGGCACAAAAACAATGCGATAGGTATAGTAGCGCGGGGCCGCCAGCAGCCAGCGGGCCAGAGCTGTCGCCACAACAGGGCCAGAAAGCTCATTATTGGCCATTGAAGGATGGCACACATAGGTGGAGAGAAAAACTTCCTTATCGCTTTTCCCGGGCAGCACCAGTTCGCCATAGGTAAGATGCCCGGGCGCGAGCGTGGACTTGATAACCGCGTGGTACATGCCGGGTTTGAGCTTTTGGCGCACACTGTGCTTGAGGCAGAAGCCCCAGCGGCGGGCATAGTAGGACGTCACATAAGGAATGGCCTCGGGCAGATCTGGCCGGGAATGCAGA
The Desulfovibrio intestinalis DNA segment above includes these coding regions:
- a CDS encoding sensor domain-containing diguanylate cyclase, whose amino-acid sequence is MRTSYSLKTRFIATFVVLVVISCLVLSLAIGRQASEQAESRIGVQLTDQARYLSRTLDRSMWFWSQEIQLLRAVLSQDNDHSPARITAMLNSLKQTMPTFSWIGLTDTEGTVLAATDNLLVGNNISQRPVFQEGIKGLFIGDVHDAVLLSKHLPNPDGEPMKFVDVSMRVRNASGQITGVLAAHLSWTWAKNIRQFILQDAAVSSDTELFVVARDGTILLGNEHFIGNSLSLPMLEDKQSTVPYWDIQVWPDGRAYLTAVAHGTGFREYSGLGWSVVARQPLGTAYAPVHAIIVRIVLSCLVLSFVFAGAAWKVAEKIIEPLKSLTNAAYSMSRGEPASMPHNTSIREIDVLSQALDTLVDNLTKSEDDKNRFESTATRDQLTGMLNRHGLEARLPSILSRLRENHGHADILYMDLDGFKPVNDGHGHRIGDLVLIEVARRMAASLRASDMLVRIGGDEFVAVLENSVTGSLDMAQLGQRIISTVGEPIHVEGQTLCVGLSMGHSRWQPDEQRFEDALEQADKALYTAKKCGKDRMEFSHACNNEAHRP
- a CDS encoding DUF4910 domain-containing protein, translating into MPNLHSFLQRLFSICRSITGNGVRQTLSIIKEEMPDLQIHEVPSGSQVFDWTVPDEWNITEARLTGPDGEVIADFSYSNLHVVGYSEPVDIMLPLEELQEHLHSRPDLPEAIPYVTSYYARRWGFCLKHSVRQKLKPGMYHAVIKSTLAPGHLTYGELVLPGKSDKEVFLSTYVCHPSMANNELSGPVVATALARWLLAAPRYYTYRIVFVPETIGSITYLSRNYQQLRERVIAGFNLTCLGDDRAYSYLPSRKGDTLADRVALHVLRHFAPDFVSYTYHDRGSDERQYCAPGIDLPLCSVMRTKYHVFPEYHTSLDDCSLVTEKGLQGGFEIMRKILEALEENVTFQCRVLCEPQLGRRGLYPTLSTRYSCTEQVDLMMDLLAYADGTMTLLEEAEAVGADIFRCSAVMRQLEEQGVVSHKPIG